A stretch of DNA from Cryptomeria japonica chromosome 4, Sugi_1.0, whole genome shotgun sequence:
TGAGATCTGGCAAAGTGAAAGAAATGACATGTAATTCGCTTACAAGGATTCAGTTGAATGTGTAGTGATTTTCCAATGTGGTAGCAGAGCATTAGTATAAGTATCTTATTTATTTACCATGAGGAGAAGACGCCTACCAGCCTTGTCCATTAGCCATGCAATGAATCCAGTCATCAGAATCTATATGACATCATTATACAAGATCAAGGCTGTTAGTTCTGTATTAAAAACGATAAAGGCCTTATTCCAAATCTTTTGTCAAGCAATTAGCTGAAGCACTTCCAGCTTAGAACTTCACAATCACCTGAACTCCAGCCAGTCCAAGGGAGGCAACATCAGCATCTGAGATACCTGTTGGATTTATTAGAAATTAGTTACGATTTTCATTCTGGATTACACATTTATTTCCCAAGTAGATTCTACATCTCTTACAAGAGAGTCATTTTCAACTTAAAAATTTCCTACAAATATAGGACTGCCCCTTCTTGTCCTAAAATTTTTGACCAGGTACTTCCCTCATATAATTTTATATACTTTTGAATCCCGTCCTACTTTTTGCCATCTGCATACGTTAACATAATTTCATTCTTTCTTGTCTGCCAAATCTTTTGTACTTTGAGGTATGTGCAATGCATGGGTTTTAAAATGGTTGGTTATGGACCACTGTTGGTTGGTAGAAAAATTAAGTTTTATTAAAACAGCTTACCAGCAGATTTGAAAATGGAAGCATTGTAGAACATGATGCCACTTATTCCAGTCAACTGCTGCAATACAAGCAGCCCAATACCAATCTGACAGCAAACATTCTGAAACAATAAGACTCTTATAGCATACATTTCCATCAATAAATGCTAATTCACTTAAATCAACTAAGATCTCAAAAGGTGACCATTAGGATACACAGATGAAGCAAGCATAAAAGAGGAAAATCAGATTAAGTAATTCATGGATAAATTTGTAAATCTACTATGCTAAATGAAATTCTAGTGAAGATGCAGTTCTAGCAGAGATTACTAGCAAGGTGGCTAGTAGAATTTGCAATGAGAAGGTGGGCATCTAACCACATGTTAGCAGAACAGAACTTGAAGGTTGTCAAGTAAAGGACTTTGGTGGATCATGGATTTGCTGGTCTGTGGAACAAAGGATATAGTTGAGAAGATGATGTGCCTAAGAAATGGAAACACACACATATGTGAAGGAATTTGAACATGGACATATAATGAAAATACACCTTTGTTGGAGGATATATTTGATACCTGGACAACTTGCATTATCAAAACACATTTCAATATTGTAATTCCAAAGAAATTCTTATTACTTATGAATTAAATCCATGCCAAAACAATCCACTCCTTTGAGATAATTTCAGTGATTGTACATATCAATGCTAGAGCAAAGGAAATCTAATATGCACTATGAGAGTTCTAGGACTACGATCAAGTGCGTAGAACATTGTGGAAAGCATGGTATATTGAAGACAATGTATCAAAGGAAAGGATTGAAGTGATTCTTTCTATGTAACTGGGGTCACATTTTTCATCAAACAAGGATATGGCTTAATAATAAAAGAAGAACATCTTCATATTAATCTGGTGCAGGCAATGCTTAAGATGTCAATCGTAATTGTTTCTCTGGAATTTAAAAGGTAATAGAAGGGAGATGGGGGATTTCAAACTCACGAACTAAGCCCCCATTGAGTACTTACACAGAGGAGATGGAGATTGACAAAATTAAGAGCCACATGCTCAGATGTTCTGAAAAAAATGTGTTGCATACTGATTATAGTGATTTGTGGGTGCCATCTATACGTACATTAGTTAGTGTTCAAGTTACTGGATGGAAgataaaagaataataatgaaCTGCAATAAACTTCATTTGGAGAATACAAGTTAGAGACTAATTTGGACGAAACATTTAGACAAAAATACGGCAGAAATAACCAAAGGTGTAGTCCCTCTGACATTCCATTTTGTTGACATCTGACAAAACCTTAGCCTTAAATCATCACTATCTTATAAACAACTCCACCAACATCTTAACCAGAAGCATAGAAAGATTTCATATACAATTTCCTGCAAAATTAGAGATGTGCAAAACATAGTGAATGTATTGCAGATTCCTGTTTTCACAGGGTCATGTAAGAATGCTTACAGTAAGAGGGAATGCATATCTCCGCTGGCATAGCTCGGAcaatttgatttttgattctttCCTGTTAAGCTCCATTGCACTCTAAAGCACAGCAAATTTTCAGATTAATTGTAGCAAAGGCTCATTCATGAAAACAACTGCCAATTCCCACTTGGAGGTTTGGTCTAGTAAATGAATAGCTCATTTGAGGAGATTAAATGCTAAGGTATTTACAAGGGTGGTCTGGTAAAGAAAAATTGGTACAAGATGTTTCTTTCTGCTTGGACCACCCAATGCAAAGCCAAAAAGAAGATTATGGATTTTTTGTTCTGTTTTTACTTTGATAGAACAGTAAGGATATGGTGTAAAGGAAATGAATGGAAGATAATATTTTAGGTGAAAGAATTACCCTAATTTCAGCTGCCTCAATTGAAACATCAGAGTCCAACCCACGAAGGATTTTTAAGGAAGCTTCAAAGTCTAAATCTTTACCAATCTTAGCCTGTATGCCCATACACACAGATTATCCAGGATGAGTTTTAATGATGGTGAAAACTCTCAATCTCTTCATTATTGAAATTTAACACCGCATTAAAATCTAGAATCTAACTTCATTGAAGCGTACCAGCCATCTTGGAGCTTCCGGGATTAAAAAGAGCCCAAGAACCAATAAACTACAGGGAACTGCACCTGCATAGCCATAAAATACTGGGAAGGTGAGCATTATTTGGCAACTACTCCATGAAATTTTAACAAAATGATTTAAATTATACCTTCTCCTCTCTTTCATATAATTTCCACAGATATACCTGCAATTGCAAGATGTCTCCAGGAAATGAACATTCCCAATAGATATACCACGAATATACCAATTGTTACGGAAAGCTGTTTCACAAGAAGTTTCTTAATTTATTACAACTTGGACTTTGCAAATGAATATCATTGACCATATGTTACGTTTAAGGCCAGTATAAAGGTTGAGTTCTCAGCAAATACTGATAATGGGTTAAGTTCTTACCATGTTGACTGTGCCAAGACCTCCACGCAAGTGTTTAGGAGCTATATCAGCAATATACACAGGCACCTGGAAATATCATAACATACAATGTAGACAATTACATCAATATCTAGGCCATTTTTCTTCCTCATAACTCCAAAGATTGTTCACTGTTATTAGTCATGGAAATTTTTTATTGGCTAACATCAAAATGAAGAGAAGCAGTGCAATATGGGAGTGTAAAATATCTGACCAATACAGACAAATGTCTGGTATTAAGGAATTTATATTGTTTGAAGTTTTTGATGAGATAACTCAATTTGCATCTCACAATTTGACAAGGAGTTCAGCTTTAAATGTGTCTAGGAAGATCACCTTCGAACTTTGTTTTCCATGCAGGAAAGCTTTTTAAGTAAATATCTGAATACTGTTGTGGCAAGCGATAATTTTCCATTTGTTCTTAGAAATCATCTTTAGTGAATTTTTAATTAGAAATTATGCTGAGAAACATATTTCTCTATGCAAATAATAAGAATTGACTGGAAAGTACAAGTTATAAATCTCACGATGGAGGGAAAACATAATGACAGAAAATTTTAACTTATTGTAAAGGGTAGTGATGAATCAATGAACTTACAGTAAATGACATGATTCCTACTCCCAAGCCTGTCAATGACCTACCTATATACAAAACTGAAGAATCCTGCACTGAGATGGCAATAATGAAATTaaactaataaaatataaatttttcataTGTGAGTTACAGATGTTCGGATGCTTAACTCAGAAACATGCATGCCATAATTCTGGGACTATTTTTTTGTAGGTCATGCCTATATGACACAGAAATCATCTATGGAAGTACTGCAATAGTGCAACTTGCCTTTGCCAAAGAAATGGCTATCCACCCTAGAATATTGGGTATTGAGGCTACTACCAGTGCCTGTGTAAAGAGAAATCTCCAAAAAAGATCAGAACTTGTAAAAGGGGCATCTTACATCAAATAAGATTGAAAGGAACAAATTGATTTTTATATATCAACTTATATTTTCCTTCAAGCATCATGAAATCCTAAAATATACCCCTTTTCTTCCAAGATAATCAGCAAGTAGTCCACTGACCATAGCCCCAATCATTGCCCCGGCATTGGATAGTGATCCAAATAAAGAGAACTGTAGAAGCCAAACATCAAGAAAGGTAAGCTTGATATCCTCAATTCTAGCTGAGAGAGGTGCATACAATGCTCTAAGCGTAATGAAACATACCTCAGCAATGGTTAGGTTGAGATCGCTCATAATGCCGCTTTCGGTAGGTGATGTATATCCGTTCTGCAACAAGATGACTAATATCAATTTGCTTGGTTTTTCATCTTCCAAATGTCAATTCAGCAATATTATTATCCTATTTCATATTTTGAAATATGAGAGATATTTAGAATGTTTAAATAAGTTGTCTAGGTCCTGTTTGAGAGGAGAAAGTGCACAACAAGATTAGATCCACTTTTTATGTGAGAAACAAATTGTTTGCATGGTGATTTTCTCTCGTACACTTATTTTTTATTCCTTTTATAAACAATGTAAGAAATTATAGTCTAAATattcattctttttggattaggTTTTAATAGATGGATTTAATTCTAGAAATTGAACATAATAAATAACAACGAGATATTTATGAGATTTGAGCCAACTCTCACACACAAGTTTGCCAAGACTTACTGGAAATAATTTCAATCAATGCCAGAAACATAACTGGAAAGTACCATTGTTCACACACTTTATATGGTACAATTCATCACGGGaattattttttgttcttttaaatTGTTAATATTGTAGCATCATATGATTGTTTATATGAAAAATATTTTACTATTCTATATCTAGTAATACTTGGAACTTGTAAGACGCATGCTATTCTCATTCTTAACTGTGCTTGTTGCAGGTTGTAATGTCCCTTCGTTACAATAAAACAAATGCTATTTGGTAATGCTGGGCATTGGCAGTCCTAAAATAATTAGAATTTACTTAGCACGCAGTGCTGAAGTTGAAGGATGCCTGCTATTTCTTAAGGAaagattaataataataaaactgAAATTAAAGTGAAGTTTAGTTTTAATAAAGTCAGAAGGCATGTGAAGAATTATGTCTATTAAAGAAAAAGTAATATAAGATCAATCACGGAGAAGGAGACACCAATTTTTGTGAAGATATTTTATATTATTACTCCTTGTGGAACGTGAACTGTAGTTCAGCAACCTGAGGTTGAAACCCCCCAAGGTTTGAAATTAAAGGATGAAAATCCCTTAATTTCCATCACCAAGTTAGTGGACGAAACCCTTGATTCAGACAGACTCAAAGACATATCAAAGGAATTTAAATGAAGAGAGATCACTGCAGATCAGAGGAAGATTCACAGCAGAGATAAGATGATCGGTTCTATATTTTCTGAGATACATTTTAAGGTTTATTATAATTAAAGAAAACAAGATAAAAtttgaaggggacattacaaatggtatcaaagttaGATCTAGCCAGCCTGCATTCATATGCAATTCAAGTGATAGAGTCAGCTAATATTATCAAAAAGAACGAAGAAAAACATCAGATTCTAAGGACAAAGTGATCGAAGTCCCTTTGGATTCTGAAACAATAGAAGTAAAAATGTTTAAAGAAAATGACAACTGTGATTATGCAAATGAAATAGATAGAAAATTTGATCTTATGATTATGCATTGTTACCAATAaagggggtaaaaatttattcaaaatagacaAGAATTACAGCAAAAGAAGGCCAACCGCCCAACAAAGAGAAACTACAAAGACTTATCTTGTTCAACAAGTTGATCCAGCATCTGTGACAACTCCGGAGAGAGTTGTCTCCTATCCTCTATAGACCAGCCCTCCATAAAGTAGAAAATTCCAATAATCAAGATAGTAGGAAACttttaatgataatgataatgagcaAGAAAACTTACACACAAAGAAACAAGTTTGGGTCTATGGATAGACCCCTTCCCACATTCATTCAAAGGGGAGAAGAAGTTGCCACTGAAGAAGCAAAAAATTGAGTACAAAATGATATCACTGCTTGTTATGTAGTATATAGAAATCtctgtagagaaattgaagaaggaATGTATCTCACAAATTACATAAATATGACAAGAGGAAGAAATGGATCGATAATGAAGCTTTGGGCAAGTTAACATTATTTACATTTGATGGGTCTAATAAGAGTATTGCTTGTGTATGGGTAGAAATTAGATACATATCTATCATTGAAAccaatgatcaaggaagatgccatcaaatttgcaacctgttgtgatgtattcacacatcgccccattgcaaatggggacccctgctttttgctttctagggtctgttttctaggtcttttagggttttgtctattagcctttgcaggatgagtgctgtcgaggggatcgttggatagcaggctctgcttaaGCTAGGTCAAGTCggtgagtgatgaagtttggaatgtcatcctgatcttcaaatgccctaaaatttggctaaTTCTGGagtgtcctgatcctaaaatttggcgaagtctggaaaattgaagaatcctccaaaaactagattttgcaatataactcctggaggtccgaaaccactctcaaacatcctggaagtatatatggaatataacttaaagtataagaaagcacttatacataaatgttatattccataaaataatcctgacgaagaggctaaaatgtcaaaattcgctcctgacccttccaaagggtccagagcgaatttcaattttcgctcttgacccttccaaaggttccagagCGAAAATTCACCAAAGACACAATATCTCGCCTAAGTCAAAGAGTGGTCAAGCAAgtttgcaaggatatggaaggaaatggaaCTAGGATCGagtctaagacaaagtcaagtcagtttgaaggtgaattgagcctagaatagaaatttcgctcctgacccttccaaagggtccagagcgaaattcttgaaaacactcattttcccctttgctaaagtcaagaccaagatggagatgaaaggagagtagcctatgtttgcctcccaaagaaaattagagttgaaaaaagcaagaatcaaggtcaaatcatgattttcactcccgacccttccaaagggtccagagcaaaaaatcttaaaatcaccttttctccttgcaaaatcaagtcaaacttgg
This window harbors:
- the LOC131875011 gene encoding sugar transporter ERD6-like 4, with amino-acid sequence MTPKLTFMWAARNSGNENRLIFSKLFIWAVIELKMSFNGDLETHEDVKRPLIHKLNSWYSNSRIIIEKGGNSSQVPGVTSKGSSTSANGYTSPTESGIMSDLNLTIAEFSLFGSLSNAGAMIGAMVSGLLADYLGRKGALVVASIPNILGWIAISLAKDSSVLYIGRSLTGLGVGIMSFTVPVYIADIAPKHLRGGLGTVNMLSVTIGIFVVYLLGMFISWRHLAIAGAVPCSLLVLGLFLIPEAPRWLAKIGKDLDFEASLKILRGLDSDVSIEAAEIRSAMELNRKESKIKLSELCQRRYAFPLTIGIGLLVLQQLTGISGIMFYNASIFKSAGISDADVASLGLAGVQILMTGFIAWLMDKAGRRLLLMISSAGMAASFFLIGVAFYLKNHVLGASYLSSILALIGLLACIISYSIGMGAIPWIIMSEIFPINVKGVAGSVATLANLSLSWAVTMTINLLLEWSKTGTFMLYALFSGLTLTFVVLFVPETKGRTLEEIEASHR